The following coding sequences are from one Capillibacterium thermochitinicola window:
- a CDS encoding class III extradiol ring-cleavage dioxygenase family protein, with protein sequence MERLAERLAALKLDTVVIFSPHGPVFQDGLAIRGGTRLKGDLARFGYFRKWEWEVDQELAAAISREIKKEKIPCLQLTAEDLAGYGLGAELDHGVLVPLSFLADDSVKLVATGMTLLPWLEQYQLGVAIGRAVHKSPRRIGVIASGDLSHCLKPGAPAPYDPRGKEFDETLMALLQAKNRAAIFDLDPVLVEKAAECGFRTLLMLLGVFDGWQAEIEVLSYEGPFGVGYGVVSFAPRGEDESKSSLLTVLRHRREEALRNRRAAESPFVRVARQTVENYLLGTETAIVPGDLPPEAQEPAGAFVSIKKHGQLRGCIGTVFPTQPTFLEEIRHNAISAALHDPRFEPVQAEELPDLVYSVDRILPPRAGGGAG encoded by the coding sequence ATGGAGCGTCTGGCCGAGCGGCTGGCGGCGCTGAAGCTGGATACGGTTGTGATCTTTTCACCGCATGGTCCGGTATTTCAGGACGGACTGGCGATCCGGGGCGGAACGCGGTTAAAGGGCGACCTGGCCCGTTTTGGTTACTTCCGGAAGTGGGAATGGGAGGTTGACCAGGAACTGGCCGCCGCGATCAGCCGCGAAATTAAAAAGGAGAAGATCCCCTGTCTACAACTGACGGCCGAGGATCTTGCCGGTTACGGACTAGGGGCGGAGCTGGACCATGGCGTGCTGGTTCCCCTTTCCTTTTTGGCCGATGATTCGGTTAAACTGGTGGCCACCGGGATGACCCTCCTTCCCTGGTTGGAACAGTACCAACTGGGGGTGGCCATTGGGCGGGCCGTGCACAAGTCACCACGGCGGATTGGGGTGATCGCCAGCGGCGATCTTTCCCACTGTTTAAAACCGGGGGCACCGGCCCCCTATGACCCGCGGGGGAAAGAGTTCGATGAGACGCTGATGGCTTTGTTACAGGCCAAAAACCGGGCCGCCATCTTTGACCTTGATCCGGTTCTGGTGGAGAAGGCGGCCGAATGCGGCTTTCGCACCCTCCTGATGTTACTGGGCGTTTTTGACGGCTGGCAAGCGGAGATCGAGGTGTTAAGCTACGAAGGACCCTTCGGAGTCGGTTATGGCGTGGTCAGCTTCGCGCCGCGAGGGGAGGACGAGAGCAAATCCAGTCTGCTTACGGTTCTCCGCCACCGGCGGGAAGAGGCGCTCCGAAACCGCCGGGCCGCCGAATCACCCTTTGTCCGTGTCGCCCGCCAAACAGTGGAGAACTACCTTTTGGGGACCGAAACCGCCATTGTTCCGGGGGACTTGCCACCGGAAGCGCAGGAGCCGGCGGGGGCTTTTGTTTCGATCAAAAAACACGGACAGCTCCGGGGGTGTATCGGGACCGTTTTCCCGACCCAGCCGACGTTCCTAGAGGAGATCAGGCATAATGCTATCTCCGCCGCACTGCACGATCCCAGGTTTGAACCGGTTCAGGCGGAGGAACTCCCCGACCTGGTCTATTCGGTGGACCGGATTCTCCCCCCCCGAGCCGGTGGCGGGGCCGGCTGA
- the amrS gene encoding AmmeMemoRadiSam system radical SAM enzyme, which yields MPEKEAAYYQALPDGLVLCTLCPQACRLYEGESGRCRGRVARGKKLYTVNYGRVSAVALDPVEKKPLYHFYPGSLVLSVGTVGCNLHCQFCQNWRIAHDEAATEQVSPEQLVALAVEAREQGNIGLAYTYSEPLVWFEYILATARLAREQGLKNVLVTNGYLNPAPLKELLPYLDAVNLDLKGPDAFYQKLCGGRLTPVRKTAEQLAGRVHLEVTNLLIPGENDHQDAIEDLVVFLAGLDRKIPLHFSRYYPQYRLKIPPTPLATLEQAYRLAREKLDYVYLGNVADPKYSTTYCPRCGAVLVERLFYGVKLDGVKNGHCAACGEEVDLIQ from the coding sequence ATGCCGGAAAAAGAAGCTGCTTATTACCAAGCATTACCCGACGGGCTGGTCCTTTGCACCCTTTGTCCCCAGGCCTGCCGTCTCTACGAAGGGGAGAGCGGCCGTTGCCGGGGCCGGGTCGCCCGCGGAAAAAAGCTGTATACGGTGAATTACGGCCGGGTTTCCGCGGTCGCCCTGGACCCGGTGGAGAAAAAGCCGCTCTATCATTTTTACCCGGGAAGCTTAGTCTTGTCGGTCGGAACGGTCGGTTGCAACCTGCATTGTCAATTCTGTCAAAACTGGCGGATTGCCCACGACGAAGCGGCCACGGAGCAGGTCTCTCCGGAGCAGCTCGTTGCCCTGGCGGTGGAGGCGAGGGAGCAAGGCAACATCGGCCTGGCTTACACCTACTCGGAACCGTTGGTCTGGTTTGAGTATATTTTGGCGACGGCCCGGCTGGCGCGGGAACAGGGGTTGAAAAATGTGCTGGTGACCAACGGCTACCTTAACCCCGCACCGCTAAAGGAGTTGCTCCCGTATTTGGATGCGGTCAACCTTGACTTGAAAGGGCCGGACGCTTTTTACCAAAAATTATGTGGAGGCCGGCTCACGCCGGTGCGGAAAACCGCCGAACAGTTGGCCGGCCGGGTCCACCTGGAAGTGACCAATCTTTTAATTCCGGGAGAGAATGATCACCAGGACGCGATCGAGGATTTGGTTGTTTTTTTGGCCGGTTTGGACCGGAAGATCCCCCTCCATTTTTCCCGGTATTATCCCCAGTACCGCTTGAAAATCCCGCCGACCCCGCTCGCCACTCTCGAGCAGGCCTACCGGCTGGCCCGGGAAAAACTGGACTATGTCTACCTCGGCAATGTGGCTGATCCCAAGTATAGTACAACCTATTGCCCCCGGTGCGGGGCGGTCCTGGTGGAACGGCTGTTTTACGGGGTAAAGCTTGATGGCGTTAAAAACGGGCACTGCGCCGCGTGTGGAGAAGAGGTTGATTTAATCCAATGA
- a CDS encoding LacI family DNA-binding transcriptional regulator — MRVTINDIAKKAQVSPSTVSRVIADSPLISAATKEKVLKIIKEMNYHPNIIARSLVNRSSRIIGVVMPGMAEQSFQHPFFPELLAGIASMANKEGYKILLANVATLDEEREMVKELTFGSITAGLILLTSRDQNPTVDQLVEVGFPFVVIGRTENPYVNWVDNDNFLIGYQLVEHFLDQGHRRVAFLGYSPGVTVTRDRLHGYKKALVDHGIPFCEELVVESEFISANGYDLMKRLLALRERPTAVIACDDLLAFGAIKAIHEAGLKVPVDIAVAGINNVPLAEFYNPPLTSVKINAFTLGKKAFEMLQTVLTSDVRSYNRAIIPAELVVRSSSLATKE; from the coding sequence TTGCGGGTAACAATCAATGATATTGCGAAAAAAGCCCAGGTTTCTCCTTCAACGGTTTCCCGGGTGATCGCCGACAGTCCCTTAATTAGCGCGGCGACCAAAGAAAAAGTCCTCAAGATCATAAAGGAGATGAACTACCACCCGAACATCATCGCCCGTTCGCTGGTGAACCGTTCATCCCGGATTATCGGCGTCGTGATGCCCGGGATGGCCGAACAATCCTTCCAACACCCCTTTTTCCCCGAGTTGTTGGCGGGGATTGCTTCGATGGCCAATAAGGAAGGATACAAGATTTTACTGGCCAATGTGGCCACCCTTGACGAAGAAAGGGAAATGGTTAAGGAGTTAACCTTCGGGAGTATTACCGCCGGACTGATCCTTTTGACCTCCAGAGACCAGAATCCCACCGTGGACCAGTTGGTGGAGGTTGGTTTCCCTTTTGTGGTGATTGGCCGGACGGAAAACCCCTATGTGAACTGGGTTGATAATGACAACTTTTTAATCGGTTATCAATTGGTGGAGCATTTTCTGGACCAAGGTCACCGGAGAGTTGCCTTTCTCGGTTATTCTCCCGGTGTTACGGTCACCAGAGACCGGTTGCATGGTTACAAAAAAGCCCTGGTCGATCACGGCATCCCTTTCTGCGAGGAATTGGTGGTCGAGAGTGAATTTATCTCCGCCAACGGTTACGATTTGATGAAACGCCTCCTCGCACTGCGGGAAAGGCCGACCGCGGTCATTGCCTGCGATGATTTGTTGGCTTTCGGGGCGATTAAAGCAATCCATGAAGCCGGTCTGAAGGTGCCGGTGGATATTGCCGTGGCCGGCATTAACAATGTGCCTTTGGCCGAGTTCTATAACCCGCCCCTTACTTCCGTAAAGATTAACGCTTTTACTTTGGGAAAGAAAGCCTTTGAGATGCTGCAGACGGTGCTGACGAGCGACGTGCGGAGTTACAACCGGGCCATTATCCCCGCCGAATTGGTCGTGCGCAGTTCCAGTCTGGCTACGAAAGAGTAA
- a CDS encoding cob(I)yrinic acid a,c-diamide adenosyltransferase: MIQVYTGDGKGKTTAAIGLAVRAHGHGLRVAVFQFLKTDRENGEARVLRQLGILCRQYGSGRWLFNREPDQEELALAAQGLADAEWAVTAGYQVVILDEISHAVNLGLLPEEKVRALAANIPAGVELILTGREMPETLRKMADLVTEMQAVKHPYTQGIGARRGIEY; this comes from the coding sequence ATGATCCAAGTTTATACCGGTGATGGTAAAGGAAAGACGACGGCCGCCATTGGTTTGGCGGTCCGGGCCCACGGCCACGGCCTCCGGGTTGCCGTTTTTCAGTTTTTGAAGACCGACCGGGAGAACGGTGAAGCCCGGGTCCTCAGGCAGCTCGGGATTCTTTGCCGCCAATACGGCTCCGGCCGCTGGTTGTTTAACCGGGAGCCGGACCAGGAAGAACTGGCGTTGGCGGCCCAGGGCCTGGCCGATGCCGAGTGGGCGGTTACCGCCGGCTACCAAGTCGTGATCCTGGATGAGATCAGCCATGCGGTGAATCTGGGTTTGCTGCCGGAGGAAAAAGTCCGTGCACTGGCGGCGAACATACCGGCCGGTGTCGAGTTGATTTTGACCGGGCGGGAGATGCCGGAAACTTTGCGAAAAATGGCCGATTTGGTCACCGAGATGCAAGCGGTGAAGCACCCGTATACTCAAGGGATCGGTGCCCGGCGGGGGATTGAGTATTAG
- a CDS encoding AMMECR1 domain-containing protein has product MAGPADLDPQKYGVIVRSGRKTGLLLPNLEGVETVEEQLAIAKRKAGIGPHEPVELERFEVVRYY; this is encoded by the coding sequence GTGGCGGGGCCGGCTGACCTGGACCCGCAAAAGTACGGGGTGATTGTGCGCAGCGGGCGAAAAACCGGTCTGCTCTTGCCCAATCTGGAAGGGGTGGAAACCGTCGAAGAGCAGTTGGCCATTGCAAAACGGAAAGCCGGAATCGGTCCGCACGAACCGGTGGAACTGGAGCGGTTTGAAGTGGTCAGATACTATTGA
- a CDS encoding YjbH domain-containing protein has product MVLVFLLGSGQSVAAKGLFGGSDFINTPTNRVLSSGTYTIGAYVGEEKWGRIQVDFGLVTDFEVGAAIDMSRHDNEVSARFKYRLIPETKNSFGLALGIQDIGKEIFSPYVVIGHVISPYDLRWNFGLGGGQLGGIFFGLSKVINPKEFPQVTLIGEYDAYDLNLGAKILLNKNFHLDVAVIDMDQFVVGITITP; this is encoded by the coding sequence ATGGTTCTGGTTTTTCTGTTGGGAAGCGGGCAAAGCGTAGCGGCGAAGGGGCTCTTTGGCGGTTCCGATTTCATCAATACACCAACCAACCGGGTATTATCTTCGGGGACGTATACCATTGGCGCCTATGTTGGTGAAGAAAAGTGGGGCCGGATTCAGGTAGACTTTGGTCTGGTGACCGATTTCGAGGTAGGGGCGGCCATTGATATGAGCCGGCATGATAACGAAGTTTCCGCCCGCTTTAAATACCGGCTCATTCCCGAGACGAAAAACAGTTTTGGCTTGGCGTTAGGTATTCAAGATATCGGGAAGGAAATTTTCTCCCCTTATGTGGTGATCGGCCATGTCATCTCCCCGTACGACCTCCGTTGGAACTTCGGTTTGGGGGGTGGACAGCTTGGCGGGATTTTCTTCGGGCTGAGCAAAGTTATTAACCCTAAGGAGTTTCCGCAGGTCACACTGATCGGCGAATACGACGCCTACGATCTGAATTTGGGCGCGAAAATCCTGTTGAATAAAAATTTCCACTTGGATGTGGCCGTAATTGACATGGACCAGTTTGTGGTTGGTATAACCATAACCCCTTAG
- a CDS encoding alpha-amylase family glycosyl hydrolase: MDTLWQIIKFLRAKAEKGKGERDYFIPEAWNYFGYTAFETDPARPGDIRVCPYHFFVTCLERQIFAGGAGEAAGPVGKEGSGLMGNGEAIYAMLPRTFTAWYHDRSGRLYPGTFLKSMALLPFLKELGVGIIYLLPVFATGTKYAKGEMGSPYAIKNHYRLAPKLHDPLLSGEIGIEDEFKAFIEACHRLGLKVIVDFVFRTVARDHDLIIDHPDWFYWIQLSKEDGFSLPPVEKVPPLTYPQGKALRRLYCGLVTRSYLQRFTCPPSVLAPGLWVEVKTRQRQTGENILTLIEEAFGITTVPGFSNMLNDPQPPWVDVTYLKLYYDLHREARICLGKPGPGPDPAFHGYAPFILQDGACANRYRGEQPNRELWAYLVDIIPYYQRVYGIDGARIDMGHALPPELLRTLLEKVKAANPAFLLWSEEFHPRNAANWKQHGFHLITGDLWALYKHWTEAGFMAKVIRHTLESALPVTAALETPDTPRLAYYYRDKRPIEILTLLNYLLPNSIPFLNNGLELLERQPMNLGLDNTEAGRFVLEPDDPMYGKLAFFDNYCLHWRNNDFAWMSGLLRKANNIRTRFFSVIQNPRNFLRSYSRQRRKNLLCLGYYSSQEKRGLVFLANKNLQEATEFRWRKVLPPPLRSNWELRLLYPAEKQRAWQWPLPEKGKLAPGEVIILGTGDGAEEA, from the coding sequence ATGGATACTTTATGGCAAATCATAAAATTCCTGCGCGCTAAGGCGGAAAAGGGAAAGGGTGAACGCGACTACTTCATCCCGGAAGCCTGGAACTATTTCGGGTATACCGCCTTCGAAACAGACCCGGCGCGCCCCGGCGATATCCGGGTTTGTCCTTATCATTTTTTCGTTACGTGTTTGGAAAGGCAAATTTTCGCCGGGGGAGCGGGGGAGGCGGCCGGACCGGTTGGGAAAGAAGGTTCCGGCCTCATGGGGAACGGAGAAGCAATTTATGCGATGCTGCCCCGTACCTTTACCGCTTGGTACCATGACCGGAGCGGCCGACTTTATCCCGGTACCTTTCTGAAATCAATGGCCTTGTTGCCGTTCCTCAAAGAACTAGGGGTGGGTATTATTTATCTGCTTCCGGTCTTCGCCACCGGCACGAAATATGCCAAAGGAGAAATGGGGAGCCCATACGCCATTAAAAATCATTACCGCCTGGCCCCCAAGTTACATGATCCCCTTTTGTCCGGGGAGATTGGGATCGAGGACGAATTTAAAGCCTTTATCGAAGCTTGCCACCGATTAGGCCTGAAGGTTATAGTGGACTTTGTCTTCCGGACCGTCGCTCGGGATCATGACTTAATCATTGACCACCCGGACTGGTTTTACTGGATCCAATTGTCTAAGGAGGATGGTTTTTCCCTGCCGCCGGTGGAAAAAGTCCCCCCGCTGACCTACCCGCAGGGAAAAGCTCTCCGCCGACTGTACTGTGGTCTGGTGACCCGGTCTTACCTGCAGAGATTTACTTGCCCGCCGTCAGTACTGGCGCCCGGGCTTTGGGTGGAAGTGAAGACCCGGCAACGGCAGACGGGAGAGAATATTTTGACGTTGATTGAGGAAGCCTTCGGGATCACTACGGTTCCCGGTTTTTCCAACATGCTCAATGATCCCCAGCCCCCCTGGGTTGATGTGACCTACCTGAAGCTTTACTACGATCTCCACCGGGAAGCCCGGATCTGCCTGGGTAAACCGGGACCCGGCCCCGATCCGGCTTTCCATGGTTATGCCCCTTTTATTTTGCAGGACGGGGCTTGTGCCAACAGATACCGGGGGGAACAACCCAACCGGGAACTCTGGGCGTACCTGGTCGACATCATCCCTTATTACCAGCGGGTTTACGGGATCGATGGCGCCCGGATCGATATGGGGCACGCTCTCCCGCCGGAATTGCTCCGTACTTTGCTGGAAAAGGTGAAGGCGGCCAACCCCGCTTTTCTCTTGTGGTCGGAAGAGTTTCACCCCCGGAACGCTGCCAACTGGAAACAACATGGCTTTCATTTAATCACAGGCGATTTGTGGGCCCTCTACAAACATTGGACAGAGGCAGGCTTCATGGCGAAAGTAATCAGGCATACGCTGGAATCGGCCTTGCCGGTAACAGCGGCCCTGGAAACACCGGATACCCCGCGCCTGGCCTATTACTACCGGGATAAACGGCCGATTGAAATCCTGACGCTCCTGAACTATCTGTTGCCCAATTCCATTCCTTTCCTCAATAACGGACTGGAGTTACTGGAACGGCAGCCGATGAATCTGGGTCTGGACAATACGGAAGCAGGACGGTTTGTGCTCGAACCGGACGACCCAATGTACGGCAAACTTGCCTTTTTTGACAATTACTGTTTACATTGGCGGAACAATGATTTTGCATGGATGAGCGGCTTATTGCGCAAAGCTAACAACATCCGGACCCGGTTTTTCAGCGTGATCCAAAATCCCCGGAATTTTTTGCGCTCTTATTCCCGGCAAAGACGGAAAAATTTGCTTTGCCTGGGGTATTATTCATCCCAGGAAAAAAGGGGTTTGGTTTTCCTGGCCAATAAGAATCTTCAAGAAGCGACCGAGTTCCGGTGGCGAAAGGTGTTACCCCCGCCTTTACGGTCCAACTGGGAACTCCGGCTGCTTTACCCGGCGGAAAAACAAAGGGCGTGGCAGTGGCCGTTGCCGGAAAAAGGGAAATTGGCGCCGGGGGAAGTCATTATTTTGGGGACCGGAGACGGAGCAGAGGAGGCCTAA